The sequence CGTTCGCTGCTGGGCGCCGAGCTCCGTCGCCATAAACGGTAGGGCGTACAGTGCTGCGATGGCAACGGACGTACCGACGCGCCGAGAAAAGTTTGGCATATTCGTCATGGACTAGAGCAACAGGTGGATGAACGCTCGCTTCGCGCTACTTCTTCTTCAGGTCACCGCAGGCCACGATGATGCCCATGGCCTGGGCGGCGTCGTGAATATTGACGTAGTAGGTCGTCGTGTCGGCGAGCGCGACGGCGAGCGTCGCCTTCCCGGCACCCTGCCCTTTGTCACTGATCACGATGGGCGCGTAGGCTCGTCCTCCGCCTACGACGCCGCCGCCCTTCTCGCAGCTGCCGGTGTGGATGTGCCACGGGCGCGTCGCTCCCGGCGTGTCGTCGGCCAGCGTGACCGAGACTTCGGTACCGGCGCCGTCTTTCGTGGGCGTGACGGTCGCGGTGCCATGCACCTTCCGACCGTCCTTGCCGGCGAGCGTAGCGACGTAATCGGTGATTGGCCGGGCGAGGGCGAAGAGGACGGCGCTGTTGCCGACGAGTGCGGCGCTGAGCGCCATCCAGCGGAAAGTCGTGCGGCGGGGCATCGAGAACTCCGGTACGGGGACGAGCAAGGAGACTACGGACGACGAGCAGGAGGACGCGGGGCTGGCCCCTTGGCAGGCGGCGGGCGCTTGGCGGGCGACTGCCCGACCGGTGGGGACTTGATCGGAGGGCGTGGTGGCGACGGCCGAGACGTGCTACCCCGTTGCCCAGGAAACGCATCCGCCACGAAGATGAACGCGAGCGCGAGCGCCGCCAGCACGAGGATCACAAAGAGCACGCGCGCGCGCATGGGCCGACCATCGACGAAGATCGTGCCGACGAGTACGGGCACGACGATGAGGAACAGGCGCACGATGCGTCGATCGAACGTGTTCGGTACGATCTTCGTGGTGCGCGGCGTGATCTTGAGTCGATACTCCGCCTCGCTGGCGAGGCGGAAGACGCCATCCTCGAGCGCGCGGAACCAGCGCACCGCGGGGAAGCGGGTGAGCAGTGCTTTCCGTTGCGCGCTCATGCCGGCACGCGATCGAAGAGCGAGGGCGGTTCCAATGTGTCATCCCAACGGATCGCGTCGCCGACGGCGATGTCGCCGTCGGCGAGAATCATGGCGAAGGCCCCGCCGCCCCACGCTGGCCGCATCACGGCCTGCAACCCAGGGAACACTTCATCCATCTGGTGACACGGCTTCGTTTCACCGGCGATCAGCACGCGCACCGCGCCGAGGCGCAGTACGCGCCCGCGTGAGTTCACCAACGGAATGCCGCGTACGAGCACGTTGGCGCGTCGCCGGATCGGGCCCAGCGACTCGTCGTGTTCGCGTCCCAGCGCGGTCAGGTGTTCGGCCCACCGTTCCGCCTCGAGCAACGTGATCTGCCGGCGGCCTCGCTGATTGGCGTTGCCGACGAGTCCACGCTCCGTACGTACGTGTGCTCTCGCGACCGGATCCATGGGCCCGCGCTTGGCGCGCTTGAGCCAGATCTGTTCGATGACACCCTGTGGCACTACGAGTTCGGACATCAGGCCCGCTCGACGATGCGATCGATGAGAAAGCTGGACTGCTCGAGTGCTTCGGCGGTGAAGTCACCGAAGAACAGGCGGACGTCATCGAACAGGCGCGAGAACGCGACCTGATCGCCACGCGCGAGGATATCGGCGACGTCGTGCACGGACTGTCCGAAGGCGGAGGTGACGTCGGCCGTGCGCGGGTTCCGCATTTCGATCGAGCCGTAGAGCGCCGGGTCCTGCGCGAAATGGCGCGCCGCCACGTACAGCTCCAGCAGGTACGCCGGCGAGGTGAACGGCAGCGTTTCGGCCAACGGCAGCCCGAGGCGACTGAGCGTGAGCCCTTGCACCTGCGTTTGAAAATGCGTGAGCACCTGCACCACCGACATCGCGCGATCGTGCAGCGTGGCGGTGGTTTCGGTGATCACCAGTCCGCGTGCGGCAAACGACTGCGCGACCCAATCGGCCCAGGTATCGCCGCGCCCGCGACAGATCACCACGCGCTGGCCCTGCAGCGTGTGCACGCTCGGTCCGAACATGGGGTGGGTGCCGACCACGCTCGCGCTGGTGACCTCGAGCATCGTCTGCAGCGGCGCCTCTTTCACGCTGGTGACGTCCATCAGCAACGCATCGTCGCGCACATGCGGGCCCACGGCGCGAAGCACCCCGTCGGTGACATCGATCGGGACACTGACCACGACCACGTCCGCCACCGCGGCCGCTTCCTCAGCACGCAACGTGGTGTCGGTGTCGACGAGCAGCAGGCGATGACCGAGGTCGCCGAACAGGCGCGCCATCACGCGACCGATGCGGCCGTGGCCGCCGATGATTGCGATCGTATACGACGCGGCATCCATCGGCACTTCGGCACGCAGCGCGGCCTGATGATCGCGACTCGACCGCATGAGCAGCCGGAAGATCGATTCGATCTCGTCGCTGGGCAGCCCGAGCTCACGAGCGTGTTCATGTCGATCCCGCAACAGCTCGCGCTCGCGACTCGCGTCACGGATCTTGAGACCGTGCTGGCGCTTGTAGGCGGCGACCTCCGCCACCAGCGCCATGCGTTTCGCCATGATCTGCAGCAGGTCACGATCGAGCGCATCGATCATGGCGCGCACCACGGGCAGCGGACGCGGCGTGTCAGCCACGATCGCGTGTCTCGGTGAAGGATGGCATCACCTGGTCATCTTCCAGAACGCGATGCCGCTGGCCTGCGGTCCGACATCGGCGGTGCCCACCTTCGCGTGCGACGTGAGATCGATGACATCGACCTTACCGGGCTGCGATCCCTGCCCTTCGCTGCTCACGAACGCGTACTTCGAGTCCGAGCTGATGGTGACGCCGTGCGCGAGACGGTTCGACGTAGGCACCTGCGCGACACTGGCGCCGGTGGTGAGATCGAAGATCTCGACGGCGTTGCCCTGCTTGAGCGTGGCCACCATCAATTTGCCGTCGGCGGTCACGGCCAGGTTGTACACGCCACGTCCAGTCTTCATTCGCCGCGTGAGTGCCCACGACTTGGTATCGATCTCGAGGATCTCATCGGCCCTGTTGCAGGCCACGTAGATCTTCGTGCCGTTGGCCGACGGTTGTGCCCACGTGGGCGAGCAGGAGGCGGGTGCCATTGTGTGCTTCTCGAGGCCCATCCCCGCGCGCCCAACCTGCGCCGGATCGATGGTGGGGCCAGCATTTGGCTTTTTCGCCGCGCCGGGAGCGGCCATATCGTGCCCCATCGCCGCATGATCCATCCCCGCCATACCGGGGCCCATCGTGGTGGTCGCAGTGAGCGCCAGCGGCCCTTCCTTGCCCTTGGCCAGTGAGAACCGGCGAGACACCACAAAATCCTTGGTGTCCACCTCCACGAGCTGGTCATCCATCATGCAGGTGGAGTACTGCCGCATACCGTCCGGCGACACACGGCTGCCGTGCGGCATGGTGCAGGTGACGATGCGCGCAACCTCGGTGTGATTCGGTGTGTAGATCACCGACACGGTGGACGGGATCATGTCGCCGTGCAGATTGAAGTTCACCGACAGCGCGTAGAGGCCATCGGGTGTCACGTCGATCGACGCGGGGAAGTTACCCAACAGCAATCCAGGACCGACGAGCGTGTCGGGACCGAGTGCGTAGCGCCAGTATTTGCCATCGGGGAATCCGTGCCCGGTGGTCAGGTGCAGGTACTTGCCATCCTGCGAGATCGCGAGGCCGTGCGGTCCCTCCATCTCCGCCGCCAACTCCCCGACACCGATCGACTTTTCGACCACGGTCCCCATGGGCCCGAATCGCACACGATAGATCTTGTCGGCCGATTCAGCGCCTACATACACCCAGTAGTCGACGAGGGGCGCTTCAACGGGGGCCGGTGCGAAGACGGGCTTCGTCTGGCCAGCCAGCGGTGCGGGCGGCGGCAGGGTCGTGCTCGCCGCGAAGACGACGGCGGCGTACACAGTGCGCCACGTCTTGCGAGGGCTTGGAACGAGAGGCATGATCGCGGGGCTCGGCAGGAACTATCCCATTGGAGACAACAGTATGAACGTAGCGCGCACCCGGCGGTTCGTCACGACGACCGCCCTATTCCTGGCGATACCGCTTGCGGTCACCGTCGCGACTCCTGGCGCGGCCGCGGGGCAGACTGCATCGCCGGCCGTCATTGCCAAGCTCGTGGCGGAACCCGCGAAGGTCACGATCCGCGCGGGCGAGTCGCAACCGTTCAAGGTGACCGCGTACGACGCGTCCGGAAAGGTCATTCCGGACGCCGTGGTGCGTGTCGGCGGACCACGTCAGGCGGTGGCGTTCAGCGATGGCCAGGTCCGCGCCTTCCGCGCGGGCTCATACACCGCCACCGCTACGGCGGCCGGCGCCACGGGGCCGATCGCGCTGGATATTCCAGTGCTCATCACGTGGCCCGCGCTGTCGAAGCTCACGATTACGGCGGACTCGGGCCGGCTGTACACCGGCATCTCGCTTGGCCATCGCGTGGCGGCAACGCACGCGGACGGCAGTCTGCGCGCGGGTCTCATGCCGACGTGGCGCAGCAGCGCCCCGGCCATCGCGTCGGTGGATCGCTTCGGCACCGTGACCGCGCTCAAGGCCGGCACGGTGGTG is a genomic window of Gemmatimonas sp. containing:
- a CDS encoding MOSC domain-containing protein translates to MSELVVPQGVIEQIWLKRAKRGPMDPVARAHVRTERGLVGNANQRGRRQITLLEAERWAEHLTALGREHDESLGPIRRRANVLVRGIPLVNSRGRVLRLGAVRVLIAGETKPCHQMDEVFPGLQAVMRPAWGGGAFAMILADGDIAVGDAIRWDDTLEPPSLFDRVPA
- the tyrA gene encoding bifunctional chorismate mutase/prephenate dehydrogenase encodes the protein MADTPRPLPVVRAMIDALDRDLLQIMAKRMALVAEVAAYKRQHGLKIRDASRERELLRDRHEHARELGLPSDEIESIFRLLMRSSRDHQAALRAEVPMDAASYTIAIIGGHGRIGRVMARLFGDLGHRLLLVDTDTTLRAEEAAAVADVVVVSVPIDVTDGVLRAVGPHVRDDALLMDVTSVKEAPLQTMLEVTSASVVGTHPMFGPSVHTLQGQRVVICRGRGDTWADWVAQSFAARGLVITETTATLHDRAMSVVQVLTHFQTQVQGLTLSRLGLPLAETLPFTSPAYLLELYVAARHFAQDPALYGSIEMRNPRTADVTSAFGQSVHDVADILARGDQVAFSRLFDDVRLFFGDFTAEALEQSSFLIDRIVERA